Proteins from a single region of Ensifer adhaerens:
- a CDS encoding class I SAM-dependent methyltransferase, with protein sequence MQDKSSLDIIDHNRQAWDRQASQHCAWSQPVTPDVIADARTGKWLARLTPGDLPKGWLPDIRGKRVLCLASAGGQQAPILAAAGAEVTVFDISEGQLAQDRLVAEREGLSLTVVQGDMRDLSVFADDAFDIVFHPISNLYVPDIQPVWRECHRVLKTGGRLLASFFNPVVFVGDRDPGYAEKGLIRPVYPLPFVEAEHLAADVVQAKVDRGEALVFGHSLAAQIDGQLRAGFVLAGFHEDWQPSPRFLIDGFVPTFIATCAIKSDLGL encoded by the coding sequence ATGCAAGATAAATCCAGTCTCGATATCATCGATCACAACCGCCAGGCCTGGGACAGGCAGGCAAGTCAGCATTGCGCGTGGTCGCAGCCGGTGACGCCGGACGTGATTGCCGACGCACGCACAGGAAAATGGCTGGCGCGGCTGACGCCCGGCGATCTGCCGAAGGGGTGGCTGCCTGACATCCGTGGCAAGAGGGTCCTGTGCCTGGCTTCGGCCGGCGGCCAGCAGGCGCCCATTCTGGCGGCGGCCGGCGCCGAGGTCACTGTCTTCGACATTTCCGAGGGCCAGCTCGCTCAAGACCGGCTTGTGGCTGAACGCGAGGGGCTGTCGCTGACGGTTGTGCAGGGCGACATGCGTGACCTATCGGTGTTTGCTGATGATGCCTTCGATATCGTCTTTCACCCGATCTCCAATCTCTATGTTCCGGATATCCAGCCTGTTTGGCGGGAATGCCACCGGGTGCTCAAGACGGGTGGACGGCTGCTTGCCAGCTTTTTCAACCCGGTGGTTTTCGTTGGTGACCGAGATCCGGGCTATGCCGAAAAGGGTCTCATTCGGCCGGTCTACCCGCTCCCCTTCGTCGAGGCCGAACATCTCGCCGCCGACGTGGTGCAGGCCAAGGTCGATCGAGGCGAGGCGCTCGTGTTCGGGCACAGCCTTGCCGCGCAGATCGACGGGCAATTGCGGGCTGGCTTCGTGCTCGCCGGTTTTCATGAAGATTGGCAGCCATCGCCACGTTTCCTGATCGACGGGTTCGTACCGACCTTCATCGCCACCTGCGCCATCAAAAGCGATCTCGGCCTCTGA
- a CDS encoding VOC family protein produces MSLSKRTTRPLDHLVLPVDTLTQARRRLGDLGFTVAEDARHPFGTENACVFFPDGTYLEPLAIASREECEAAALDGNAFVARDQAFRFRQGPEGLSALVFGTEDAASDHIRFRARGISGGDMLEFSRPMRLPDGREGLGSFRLAFAADLRSPDLFLFNCQRVRALPTDRAALEQHQNGVVGISEVVLSEANPTDFQYLLQEAIDEREVAAHSFGMDVATTNAKISVLNAAGMEAFFGRSVRGAERGLRGRAIVFRVADLEVTRALFAENDIEFAEMGGRLIVPEMPGQGVIFAFGA; encoded by the coding sequence ATGAGCCTCTCCAAGCGCACCACCCGCCCGCTCGATCACCTCGTGCTGCCGGTGGATACGCTTACCCAGGCGCGGCGACGCCTTGGTGATCTCGGCTTCACGGTCGCCGAAGACGCGCGCCATCCCTTCGGCACCGAAAACGCCTGCGTCTTCTTTCCCGATGGCACCTATCTTGAACCTCTGGCTATAGCCTCCCGCGAGGAATGCGAAGCGGCCGCACTTGATGGCAACGCCTTTGTCGCTCGTGATCAGGCCTTTCGTTTCCGCCAGGGCCCCGAAGGTCTCTCGGCGCTGGTCTTCGGTACAGAGGACGCGGCGAGCGACCACATCCGCTTTCGTGCGCGTGGCATTTCGGGCGGCGACATGCTGGAGTTCTCCCGACCGATGCGGTTGCCGGATGGCCGTGAGGGGCTGGGCTCTTTCCGCCTGGCCTTCGCCGCCGATTTGCGCTCGCCGGACCTCTTCTTGTTCAACTGTCAGCGAGTTCGGGCTTTGCCTACCGACCGGGCGGCGCTGGAGCAGCATCAAAACGGCGTCGTCGGGATTTCCGAGGTGGTTCTGTCGGAAGCCAATCCGACCGATTTCCAGTACCTGCTTCAGGAGGCGATCGATGAGCGCGAGGTTGCCGCACACTCCTTCGGCATGGATGTCGCGACCACCAACGCCAAGATCTCCGTTTTGAACGCCGCCGGCATGGAGGCTTTCTTCGGTCGCTCGGTGCGGGGTGCCGAGCGCGGCCTTCGCGGGCGGGCGATCGTTTTCCGCGTCGCCGACCTCGAGGTGACGCGCGCACTCTTTGCTGAGAACGATATCGAATTTGCAGAAATGGGCGGACGCCTCATTGTTCCCGAAATGCCGGGGCAAGGGGTGATCTTCGCTTTTGGAGCTTGA
- the kdsA gene encoding 3-deoxy-8-phosphooctulonate synthase — protein MMKTNARVVVGNGAHEVAFAQTEKLSLIAGPCQMESREHAFMMAGALSELCKKLGLGLVYKSSFDKANRTSLSGKRGIGLDKAMEIFADLKKEFGFPVLTDVHTEEQCALVAPTIDILQIPAFLSRQTDLLVAAAKTGRAINVKKGQFLAPWDMKNVLAKFTESGNPNVMLCERGASFGYNTLVSDMRSLPIMASLGAPVVFDATHSVQQPGGQGGSSGGQREFVETLARAAVAVGVAGVFVETHEDPDNAPSDGPNMVHLKDMPRLLEKLLAFDAIAKG, from the coding sequence ATGATGAAAACCAATGCCAGAGTAGTAGTCGGCAACGGCGCCCATGAGGTCGCCTTCGCGCAAACCGAGAAGCTGTCGCTGATCGCCGGCCCCTGCCAGATGGAGAGCCGCGAGCACGCCTTCATGATGGCAGGTGCGCTCTCCGAACTCTGCAAGAAGCTCGGTCTCGGCCTCGTCTACAAGTCCTCCTTCGACAAGGCAAACCGCACGTCGCTCTCCGGCAAGCGCGGCATCGGCCTCGACAAGGCGATGGAGATCTTTGCCGACCTCAAGAAGGAGTTCGGCTTTCCGGTCCTGACTGATGTCCACACCGAAGAGCAATGCGCTCTGGTCGCCCCGACAATCGACATCCTGCAGATCCCCGCCTTCCTGTCGCGCCAGACGGACCTCCTGGTCGCAGCCGCCAAGACCGGCCGCGCGATCAACGTGAAGAAGGGCCAGTTCCTGGCTCCTTGGGACATGAAGAACGTGCTGGCGAAGTTCACCGAGAGCGGCAACCCGAACGTCATGCTGTGCGAGCGCGGCGCGTCGTTCGGCTACAACACGCTCGTGTCCGACATGCGCTCGCTGCCGATCATGGCTTCGCTCGGCGCGCCCGTCGTTTTCGATGCGACCCATTCCGTGCAGCAGCCGGGCGGACAGGGCGGCTCGTCGGGCGGCCAGCGTGAATTCGTCGAGACCTTGGCACGCGCTGCCGTCGCGGTCGGTGTTGCCGGTGTGTTCGTCGAGACCCACGAAGATCCGGACAACGCGCCGTCGGACGGTCCGAACATGGTGCATCTGAAAGACATGCCGCGGCTGCTCGAAAAGCTGCTTGCCTTCGATGCGATCGCCAAGGGTTGA
- the eno gene encoding phosphopyruvate hydratase — protein sequence MTAIIDIIGREILDSRGNPTVEVDVYLEDGSFGRAAVPSGASTGAHEAVELRDGGTRYLGKGVERAVEAVNGEIFEAIGGLDAENQIQIDKTMIELDGTSNKSRLGANAILGVSLAVAKAAAEAAGLPLYRYVGGPNAHVLPVPMMNIINGGAHADNPIDFQEFMIVPVGADTMRDAVRMGSEVFHTLKKQLAADGHNTNVGDEGGFAPGLASAPAALDFIMKSIEKAGYKPGEDMFIALDCAATEFFKDGKYVLEGEGRTLEPGAMAEYLAELAAKYPIFSIEDGMAEDDWDGWKAVTDLIGNKCQLVGDDLFVTNSARLRDGIKMGVANSILVKVNQIGSLSETLDAVETAHKARYTAVMSHRSGETEDATIADLAVATNCGQIKTGSLARSDRLAKYNQLIRIEEQLGLQAKYAGRSILRG from the coding sequence ATGACTGCAATCATCGACATCATCGGCCGAGAAATTCTGGACAGCCGCGGCAACCCGACCGTCGAGGTCGACGTGTACCTGGAAGACGGAAGCTTCGGCCGTGCGGCGGTCCCGTCGGGCGCTTCGACGGGTGCGCATGAGGCTGTCGAGCTGCGCGATGGTGGTACGCGCTACCTCGGCAAGGGTGTCGAGCGCGCTGTCGAAGCCGTCAACGGCGAGATCTTCGAAGCGATCGGCGGTCTCGATGCCGAGAACCAGATCCAGATCGACAAGACCATGATCGAACTCGACGGCACGTCGAACAAGTCGCGCCTCGGCGCCAACGCCATCCTCGGCGTGTCGCTGGCCGTCGCCAAGGCTGCGGCCGAAGCTGCCGGCCTGCCGCTCTACCGTTATGTCGGCGGCCCGAACGCCCACGTGCTTCCGGTTCCGATGATGAACATCATCAACGGCGGCGCCCATGCCGACAACCCGATCGATTTCCAGGAGTTCATGATCGTTCCGGTTGGCGCCGACACGATGCGCGATGCGGTTCGCATGGGCTCGGAAGTCTTCCACACACTGAAGAAGCAGCTTGCAGCCGACGGTCACAACACCAATGTCGGCGACGAAGGCGGTTTCGCCCCGGGTCTCGCTTCTGCTCCGGCAGCGCTCGACTTCATCATGAAGTCGATCGAGAAGGCCGGCTACAAGCCGGGCGAAGACATGTTCATCGCGCTCGATTGCGCCGCAACCGAATTCTTCAAGGACGGCAAGTACGTGCTCGAAGGTGAAGGCCGCACGCTGGAGCCGGGCGCAATGGCTGAATACCTGGCGGAACTCGCTGCCAAGTACCCGATCTTCTCGATCGAAGACGGCATGGCCGAAGACGACTGGGACGGCTGGAAGGCCGTAACCGACCTTATCGGCAACAAGTGCCAGCTCGTCGGTGACGATCTGTTCGTCACCAACTCGGCACGCCTGCGCGACGGTATCAAGATGGGCGTTGCCAACTCGATCCTCGTCAAGGTCAACCAGATCGGCTCGCTCTCGGAGACGCTTGACGCCGTCGAGACCGCGCACAAGGCGCGCTACACCGCCGTCATGTCGCACCGCTCGGGCGAAACCGAAGACGCCACGATCGCCGATCTCGCGGTTGCCACCAACTGCGGCCAGATCAAGACCGGTTCGCTTGCCCGTTCGGACCGGCTCGCCAAGTACAACCAGCTGATCCGCATCGAAGAGCAGCTTGGCCTGCAGGCCAAGTACGCCGGCCGCTCGATCCTGCGCGGCTGA
- a CDS encoding FtsB family cell division protein translates to MWTRHHKKRKLGRLVMPLIAVAFLSYFGYHSIHGGYGLKATEQFDRQIVERQTRLDKLTKQRMILEKEVQLMSDGSLERDMLDEKARLALNMSRSDEIVIFHRPEN, encoded by the coding sequence ATGTGGACACGGCATCATAAGAAACGGAAACTGGGCCGGCTGGTGATGCCGCTGATCGCGGTCGCCTTTCTCTCCTACTTCGGCTATCATTCGATCCACGGCGGCTATGGCTTGAAGGCGACGGAGCAGTTCGATCGCCAGATCGTCGAGCGGCAGACGCGGCTGGATAAGCTCACGAAGCAGCGGATGATCCTTGAAAAGGAGGTCCAGCTGATGAGTGATGGGTCGCTGGAACGGGACATGCTGGATGAAAAAGCTCGCCTCGCGCTCAACATGTCGCGAAGTGACGAGATTGTTATTTTTCACCGTCCCGAGAATTAA
- the pdhA gene encoding pyruvate dehydrogenase (acetyl-transferring) E1 component subunit alpha, which translates to MAPRKSASVSSRKSAAKPAKKDFNGGTFAEFSKEEDLNAYREMLLIRRFEEKAGQLYGMGFIGGFCHLYIGQEAVVVGMQAALKEGDQVITGYRDHGHMLACGMSARGVMAELTGRRGGLSKGKGGSMHMFSKEKHFYGGHGIVGAQVSLGTGLAFANRYRGNDNVSVAYFGDGAANQGQVYESFNMAQLWKLPVIYVIENNRYAMGTAVSRASAQTDFSQRGVSFNIPGFQVDGMDVRAVKAAADEAVAHCRAGKGPVILEMLTYRYRGHSMSDPAKYRSKDEVQKMRSEHDPIEQVKARLMEKGWASEDELKQIDKDVRDIVADSADFAQADPEPDASELYTDILL; encoded by the coding sequence ATGGCTCCGCGAAAATCCGCGTCCGTTTCCAGCCGCAAGAGTGCCGCAAAGCCGGCCAAGAAAGATTTCAACGGCGGAACCTTCGCCGAATTCTCCAAAGAAGAAGATCTGAACGCCTACCGCGAGATGCTGCTGATCCGGCGTTTCGAGGAAAAGGCCGGCCAGCTCTATGGCATGGGCTTCATCGGCGGCTTCTGTCACCTCTACATCGGCCAGGAAGCTGTTGTCGTCGGCATGCAGGCGGCGCTCAAGGAAGGTGACCAGGTCATCACCGGTTACCGTGACCACGGCCACATGCTGGCCTGCGGTATGAGCGCCCGTGGCGTCATGGCCGAACTCACCGGTCGCCGCGGCGGTCTTTCCAAGGGGAAGGGCGGCTCGATGCACATGTTCTCCAAGGAAAAGCACTTCTACGGCGGTCACGGTATCGTCGGCGCCCAGGTGTCGCTCGGCACCGGTCTTGCCTTCGCCAACCGCTACCGTGGCAATGACAATGTCTCCGTCGCCTATTTCGGTGATGGTGCGGCCAACCAGGGCCAGGTCTACGAAAGCTTCAACATGGCGCAGCTCTGGAAGCTGCCGGTGATCTACGTGATCGAGAACAACCGTTACGCCATGGGCACCGCCGTTTCCCGCGCCTCGGCGCAGACCGACTTCTCGCAGCGCGGCGTTTCCTTCAACATTCCCGGCTTCCAGGTCGACGGCATGGACGTTCGCGCCGTCAAGGCAGCGGCCGACGAGGCTGTCGCCCATTGCCGTGCGGGCAAGGGCCCGGTCATTCTGGAAATGCTGACCTACCGCTACCGCGGTCACTCGATGTCCGACCCGGCGAAATATCGCTCGAAGGACGAAGTGCAGAAGATGCGCTCGGAGCATGACCCGATCGAGCAGGTGAAGGCCCGCCTCATGGAAAAGGGCTGGGCGAGCGAAGACGAGCTCAAGCAGATCGACAAGGATGTCCGCGATATCGTTGCTGACAGCGCCGATTTCGCCCAGGCCGATCCGGAGCCGGATGCATCCGAGCTCTACACCGACATCCTGCTTTGA
- a CDS encoding pyruvate dehydrogenase complex E1 component subunit beta yields the protein MPVEILMPALSPTMEEGTLSKWLKNEGDKVSSGDVIAEIETDKATMEVEAVDEGTIGKLLIAAGTEGVKVNTPIAVLLQDGEGAGDIAAPKAEAPKAAAAEAPVASAPAPVAAQPKVEVAADPAIPAGTEMVTMTVREALRDAMAEEMRASDDVFVMGEEVAEYQGAYKITQGLLQEFGSRRVIDTPITEHGFAGVGVGAAMTGLRPIVEFMTFNFAMQAIDQIINSAAKTLYMSGGQMGAPIVFRGPSGAAARVAAQHSQCYAAWYSHIPGLKVVMPYTAADAKGLLKAAIRDPNPVIFLENEILYGHSFEVPKLDDFVLPIGKARIHKVGKDATIVSFGIGMTYAVKAVAELEAQGIDVELIDLRTIRPMDLPTVIESVKKTGRLVTVEEGYPQSSVGTEIATRVMQQAFDYLDAPILTIAGKDVPMPYAANLEKLALPNVAEVVDAVKAVCYK from the coding sequence ATGCCAGTAGAAATTCTTATGCCCGCCCTTTCCCCGACCATGGAGGAAGGCACGCTCTCGAAATGGCTGAAGAACGAGGGGGACAAGGTGTCCTCCGGCGACGTCATCGCCGAAATCGAGACCGACAAGGCGACGATGGAAGTCGAAGCCGTCGATGAAGGCACGATCGGCAAGCTCTTGATCGCTGCCGGCACCGAAGGCGTCAAGGTCAACACCCCGATCGCCGTGCTGCTGCAGGATGGCGAAGGTGCTGGCGATATCGCCGCTCCGAAGGCCGAAGCGCCGAAGGCAGCCGCTGCCGAGGCTCCGGTTGCATCCGCACCGGCGCCGGTTGCAGCCCAGCCGAAGGTTGAAGTTGCCGCCGATCCGGCGATCCCGGCCGGCACCGAAATGGTGACGATGACCGTTCGCGAAGCGCTTCGCGACGCCATGGCCGAAGAAATGCGCGCCAGCGACGACGTCTTCGTCATGGGCGAAGAAGTCGCCGAATACCAGGGCGCCTACAAGATCACGCAAGGCTTGCTGCAGGAATTCGGCTCGCGTCGTGTCATCGACACCCCGATCACCGAGCATGGCTTTGCCGGCGTCGGCGTCGGTGCTGCCATGACGGGCCTGCGCCCGATCGTCGAGTTCATGACCTTCAACTTCGCCATGCAGGCGATCGACCAGATCATCAACTCCGCCGCCAAGACGCTCTACATGTCCGGTGGCCAGATGGGCGCCCCGATCGTCTTCCGCGGCCCGAGCGGTGCTGCTGCCCGCGTGGCCGCCCAGCACTCGCAGTGCTATGCAGCCTGGTACAGCCATATCCCCGGCCTCAAGGTTGTCATGCCCTACACGGCTGCCGACGCCAAGGGTCTGCTCAAGGCCGCGATCCGCGACCCGAACCCGGTCATCTTCCTCGAAAACGAAATCCTCTACGGCCACTCCTTCGAAGTGCCGAAGCTCGATGATTTCGTGCTGCCGATCGGCAAGGCCCGGATCCACAAGGTCGGCAAGGACGCAACGATCGTCTCCTTCGGTATCGGCATGACCTATGCCGTCAAGGCGGTTGCCGAGCTCGAAGCGCAAGGCATCGACGTCGAACTGATCGACCTTCGCACCATCCGTCCGATGGACCTGCCGACGGTCATCGAATCGGTCAAGAAGACCGGCCGTCTCGTCACCGTCGAAGAAGGCTATCCGCAGTCGTCGGTCGGCACCGAGATCGCGACCCGTGTCATGCAGCAGGCCTTCGACTACCTTGACGCCCCGATCCTGACGATCGCCGGCAAGGATGTGCCGATGCCTTATGCAGCGAACCTCGAGAAGCTCGCGCTTCCGAACGTCGCCGAAGTCGTCGATGCGGTGAAAGCCGTTTGCTACAAGTAA
- a CDS encoding pyruvate dehydrogenase complex dihydrolipoamide acetyltransferase: MPINITMPALSPTMEEGNLAKWLVKEGDKVKSGDVIAEIETDKATMEVEAVDEGTVAKIVVPAGTDGVKVNALIAVLAADGEDVAAAAKGGNGAAAPAPAAKAEAPAAPSAPAAAAPAPVAAQPAKSEGTRVFSSPLARRLAEDAGIDLSAIAGTGPHGRVVKKDVESAVAGGTAKPAAAPAASAAAPAAAPLAKGMSEDAVLKLFEPGSYELVPHDGMRKTIAKRLVESKQTIPHFYVSVDCELDALLALRAQLNAAAPEKDGKPVYKLSVNDMVIKALALALRDVPNANVSWTESNMVKHKHADVGVAVSIPGGLITPIIRQAELKSLSAISNEMKDLGQRAKDRKLKPEEYQGGTTAVSNMGMMGVKNFAAVVNPPHATILAVGAGEERVVVKNKQMVIANVMTVTLSTDHRCVDGALGAELLGAFKRYIENPMGMLV, from the coding sequence ATGCCTATCAACATCACAATGCCGGCCCTCTCCCCGACGATGGAAGAAGGCAATCTGGCCAAGTGGCTGGTCAAGGAAGGCGATAAGGTCAAGTCCGGCGACGTGATTGCCGAGATCGAGACTGACAAGGCGACGATGGAAGTCGAAGCGGTCGACGAAGGCACCGTTGCCAAGATCGTCGTTCCCGCCGGCACCGATGGCGTCAAGGTCAACGCGCTGATCGCCGTTCTCGCCGCCGATGGCGAGGACGTCGCCGCGGCCGCCAAGGGCGGCAATGGTGCTGCCGCACCGGCTCCCGCTGCCAAGGCGGAAGCACCGGCAGCGCCAAGCGCACCCGCAGCGGCCGCCCCGGCTCCGGTGGCAGCCCAGCCGGCGAAGTCCGAAGGCACCCGCGTTTTCTCGTCGCCGCTTGCCCGTCGCCTCGCAGAGGACGCCGGCATCGACCTGTCGGCAATCGCCGGCACCGGTCCGCATGGCCGCGTCGTCAAGAAGGACGTCGAATCCGCCGTTGCCGGCGGTACGGCCAAGCCCGCCGCAGCTCCTGCTGCCAGCGCTGCGGCTCCTGCCGCCGCACCGCTTGCCAAGGGCATGTCGGAAGATGCCGTTCTCAAGCTGTTCGAGCCGGGCTCCTACGAGCTCGTGCCGCATGACGGCATGCGCAAGACGATTGCCAAGCGCCTCGTCGAATCCAAGCAGACGATCCCGCACTTCTACGTGTCGGTCGATTGCGAACTCGACGCTCTCCTCGCGCTCCGCGCCCAGCTCAATGCCGCTGCCCCTGAGAAGGACGGCAAGCCGGTCTACAAGCTCTCCGTCAACGACATGGTCATCAAGGCCCTGGCGCTGGCGCTGCGCGACGTTCCGAACGCGAACGTTTCCTGGACCGAGAGCAACATGGTCAAGCACAAGCACGCCGACGTCGGCGTTGCCGTGTCGATCCCGGGTGGCCTGATCACACCGATCATCCGCCAGGCGGAGCTGAAGAGCCTGTCGGCCATCTCCAACGAGATGAAGGACCTCGGCCAGCGCGCCAAGGACCGCAAGCTGAAGCCCGAGGAATACCAGGGCGGCACTACGGCGGTCTCCAACATGGGCATGATGGGCGTCAAGAACTTCGCCGCCGTCGTCAACCCGCCGCACGCAACGATCCTCGCGGTCGGTGCAGGCGAGGAGCGCGTCGTCGTCAAGAACAAGCAAATGGTCATCGCCAATGTCATGACTGTCACGCTCTCTACCGACCACCGTTGCGTCGATGGTGCGCTCGGCGCCGAGCTGCTCGGAGCCTTCAAGCGCTACATCGAAAACCCGATGGGCATGCTGGTCTGA
- a CDS encoding SGNH/GDSL hydrolase family protein, translating to MKTVLCYGDSLTWGYDATDGGRHALADRWPSVLQKALGADVQVIAEGLNGRTTAYDDHLADCDRNGAKVLPTVLHSHAPLDLIILLLGANDMKPVIHGTAFGAVKGIERLVNLVRRHDWPVESEDGPEILIVSPPALCETANAGFAAMFAGGIEQSAMLAPLYRDLADELDCGFFDAGSVAVTTPLDGVHLDAENTRAIGRGLEPVVRMMLGV from the coding sequence ATGAAAACAGTTCTCTGCTACGGCGACAGTCTGACCTGGGGCTACGATGCCACCGACGGCGGCCGCCACGCGCTTGCCGATCGCTGGCCGAGTGTGCTGCAAAAGGCGCTGGGCGCAGACGTCCAGGTTATCGCCGAGGGGCTGAACGGCCGCACGACCGCCTACGACGATCACCTTGCCGATTGCGACCGCAACGGCGCGAAGGTGCTGCCGACGGTGCTGCACAGTCACGCGCCGCTCGATCTCATCATTCTTCTTCTCGGCGCCAACGACATGAAGCCAGTCATTCACGGAACCGCATTCGGCGCCGTGAAAGGGATCGAGCGTCTCGTCAATCTGGTGCGTCGGCATGACTGGCCCGTCGAAAGCGAGGATGGGCCGGAGATTTTGATCGTGTCGCCACCGGCGCTCTGCGAAACGGCCAATGCCGGGTTTGCTGCCATGTTTGCCGGCGGCATCGAGCAGTCGGCGATGCTGGCGCCGCTCTACCGTGATCTTGCCGATGAGCTCGATTGCGGCTTCTTCGATGCCGGATCGGTTGCGGTGACCACACCGCTCGATGGCGTGCATCTCGATGCCGAAAATACGCGTGCGATCGGCCGGGGTCTGGAACCGGTCGTGCGGATGATGCTTGGGGTCTGA
- a CDS encoding GNAT family N-acetyltransferase produces the protein MAGGVTIRPAERREAAELAILVDIAAHGFASWLWYGAVQRGVTDTAFERGRNKLREEAGPGNWRDALVAEIDDEVAGLSVGYSVGPGVLEIVAKHPVLEPLLALQRQIVGHWFVESLGVYRHQRRRGIGGALLAREFKRAGSAPVSLITESHNDRAQALYRANGFGEAARAEAVPLFEESKKHDWVLFTRKVA, from the coding sequence GTGGCCGGCGGCGTCACCATTCGTCCGGCGGAAAGACGCGAGGCGGCTGAACTTGCCATCCTCGTCGACATCGCCGCGCATGGTTTTGCCTCCTGGCTCTGGTACGGCGCCGTCCAGCGTGGGGTGACGGATACGGCCTTTGAGCGCGGCCGCAACAAGCTGCGTGAGGAAGCCGGGCCGGGGAACTGGCGGGATGCCTTGGTTGCCGAGATTGACGATGAGGTGGCCGGCCTGTCGGTCGGTTACTCGGTCGGTCCGGGCGTTCTGGAGATCGTAGCGAAGCATCCAGTTCTCGAACCGCTGCTGGCGCTGCAAAGGCAGATTGTCGGTCACTGGTTCGTCGAAAGCCTCGGCGTCTATCGCCATCAGCGTCGCCGCGGCATCGGTGGAGCGCTCCTGGCAAGGGAATTCAAGCGCGCCGGTTCGGCGCCGGTGAGCCTGATCACCGAAAGCCACAACGACAGGGCGCAGGCGCTATACAGGGCAAACGGTTTCGGCGAGGCAGCGCGCGCCGAGGCGGTTCCGCTCTTTGAGGAAAGCAAGAAACACGACTGGGTGCTTTTCACCCGCAAGGTCGCTTGA
- the lpdA gene encoding dihydrolipoyl dehydrogenase has product MAENYDVIVIGSGPGGYIAAIRAAQLGLKTAVVEREHLAGICSNWGCIPTKALLRSAEVLHYAQHPGAYGVKIEGTVTPDLKAIVARSRGIAERMNGGVGFLMKKNKVDVIWGEAKLTKPGEIVVGKSTKPVVQPQAPLPKNTKGEGTYTAKHIIIATGARPRALPGIEPDGKLIWTYFEAMKPEEMPKSLLVMGSGAIGIEFASFYRTMGVDVTVVEVMPTVMPVEDAEISGVAKKQFEKQGMKIHLQAKVTKVEKAANSITAHVEMKDGKVEKITADRMISAVGVQGNIENLGLETLGVKTDRGCIVIDGYGKTNVPGVYAIGDVAGPPMLAHKAEHEAVICVEKIAGLPNVHPMDKLKIPGCTYCHPQVASVGLTEAKAKELGRDIRVGRFPFVANGKAIALGEDQGLVKTIFDKKTGELLGAHMVGAEVTELIQGFVVAMNLETTEEDLMHTIFPHPTISETMKESVLDAYGRALNA; this is encoded by the coding sequence ATGGCTGAGAATTACGACGTCATCGTCATCGGTTCGGGTCCGGGAGGCTATATCGCCGCCATTCGTGCGGCACAGCTGGGTCTCAAGACCGCGGTTGTCGAGCGCGAACATCTGGCCGGCATCTGCTCCAACTGGGGCTGCATCCCGACCAAGGCGCTGCTGCGTTCGGCCGAGGTTCTGCACTACGCCCAGCATCCGGGTGCCTATGGCGTGAAGATCGAAGGCACGGTGACGCCGGACCTGAAGGCGATCGTTGCCCGTTCTCGCGGCATTGCCGAGCGCATGAACGGCGGCGTCGGCTTCCTGATGAAGAAGAACAAGGTCGATGTGATCTGGGGCGAAGCCAAGCTCACGAAGCCCGGCGAGATCGTTGTCGGCAAGTCGACCAAGCCTGTCGTCCAGCCGCAGGCGCCGTTGCCGAAGAACACCAAGGGCGAAGGCACCTACACCGCCAAGCACATCATCATCGCGACCGGTGCCCGTCCGCGCGCACTGCCCGGCATCGAGCCCGATGGCAAGCTGATCTGGACCTATTTCGAGGCGATGAAGCCGGAGGAAATGCCAAAGTCGCTGCTGGTCATGGGCTCGGGCGCGATCGGTATCGAGTTTGCCTCGTTCTACCGCACCATGGGTGTCGACGTGACCGTCGTTGAAGTCATGCCGACCGTCATGCCGGTCGAAGACGCCGAAATCTCGGGCGTCGCCAAGAAGCAGTTCGAGAAGCAGGGCATGAAGATCCATCTTCAGGCCAAGGTGACGAAGGTCGAAAAGGCCGCCAACTCGATCACCGCCCATGTCGAGATGAAGGACGGCAAGGTCGAGAAGATCACTGCCGATCGCATGATCTCGGCCGTCGGCGTCCAGGGCAACATCGAGAACCTCGGCCTCGAAACGCTCGGGGTTAAGACCGACCGTGGCTGCATCGTCATCGACGGCTACGGCAAGACCAATGTTCCCGGCGTCTACGCGATCGGCGACGTTGCCGGCCCCCCGATGCTCGCTCACAAGGCCGAGCACGAGGCCGTCATCTGCGTCGAGAAGATTGCCGGCCTGCCGAACGTCCACCCGATGGACAAGCTGAAGATTCCGGGCTGCACCTATTGCCACCCGCAGGTCGCTTCCGTCGGTCTTACCGAAGCCAAGGCCAAGGAACTCGGCCGCGACATCCGCGTCGGTCGCTTCCCCTTCGTTGCCAATGGCAAGGCGATCGCGCTTGGCGAGGACCAGGGCCTGGTCAAGACGATCTTCGACAAGAAGACCGGTGAACTGCTCGGCGCCCACATGGTCGGCGCAGAAGTCACCGAGCTCATCCAGGGCTTTGTCGTCGCGATGAACCTCGAGACGACGGAAGAAGACCTGATGCACACGATCTTCCCGCATCCGACGATCTCGGAGACGATGAAGGAAAGCGTGCTCGACGCTTACGGCCGCGCGCTCAACGCCTGA